In Coccidioides posadasii str. Silveira chromosome 4, complete sequence, one genomic interval encodes:
- a CDS encoding uncharacterized protein (EggNog:ENOG410PXF4~COG:K), protein MNSKSGPPSPSQQCYICRKRRIRCDSTKPSCKKCVSKGVECPGYSSQRPLVWLQDGGNQNQYLGEQNVNPSERKKRKKGRPKMLVATDEPDTVSHGSDSQSLSVSQSGDTGGRSHSASNTVGLSASEGMDAIAPGMKFFFPPNISLIVRSLWYFDNFMYPDLDPIIYRPCVHAMDPTSWQDGPTNLFWNILIAVVATHKAVSSQPTDQIEFSKEIYQYKDRTFKILAKDMTDPRTRLGDVTLISVLSLFMAEVRNPLFKPTKHLADSLRLDAAVGHG, encoded by the exons ATGAACAGCAAATCAGGGCCACCTTCACCGTCCCAACAGTGTTACATCTGTCGCAAACGGAGAATACGCTGCGATTCTACAAAGCCGTCCTGCAAAAAATGCGTCTCCAAAGGCGTTGAATGTCCTGGATATTCTAGCCAGAGGCCCCTGGTGTGGCTGCAAGATGGCGGCAACCAAAACCAATACCTTGGAGAGCAGAATGTCAACCCTTCTGAacggaagaagaggaagaaaggaaggcCCAAAATGCTTGTTGCGACCGATGAACCGGATACAGTAAGCCACGGTTCCGACTCACAAAGCCTTTCTGTCTCGCAGTCCGGAGATACGGGAGGGAGAAGTCATTCGGCTTCTAACACGGTTGGCCTCTCAGCGTCAGAAGGCATGGACGCTATTGCCCCGGGTATGAagttttttttccctccaaATATAAGCCTGATTGTGCGCAGCCTGTGGTATT TCGACAACTTTATGTACCCCGACCTGGACCCCATTATATATCGGCCTTGCGTACATGCAATGGACCCAACGAGCTGGCAAGACGGCCCGACCAATCTCTTTTGGAATATACTTATCGCGGTTGTGGCTACCCACAAAGCTGTGAGCTCGCAACCCACGGACCAGATAGAATTTAGCAAAGAAATCTATCAGTACAAAGATCGGACTTTCAAAATCCTGGCGAAGGACATGACAGATCCCAGGACTCGACTAGGCGACGTGACCTTGATATCTGTCCTGTCTCTTTTCATGGCTGAGGTGCGAAACCCCCTGTTCAAGCCCACCAAGCATCTTGCTGACTCCTTGCGTTTAGATGCAGCGGTCGGCCATGGGTGA